Proteins encoded in a region of the Candidatus Poribacteria bacterium genome:
- a CDS encoding DNA helicase UvrBC, translating to MANDSIQRNTRWVQTFDRILEMLNLDPDRPVSVLQIEDGREVVVVQPNAFTISRIYATGRPDGMRPHGMDSYYDYFFAKLKTYEEEHNTHEGFQLESEEWEMLFEESFHRYTRYLLFAGIKRWKDVRRDTATNIAVTNLARQCAPSEIAWRSYQYKGYMLMMHSIANAELSLQEDDTTTALQHIDTGIRQIGEFCGECLREEHGEAENITRERYLSNLIEFRSDLESLDTEETDAESDEEDILAELERLLNEEDA from the coding sequence ATGGCGAACGATTCTATACAAAGAAATACTCGATGGGTTCAGACCTTTGATCGAATCCTTGAAATGCTGAACCTTGACCCAGACCGTCCGGTGAGTGTTTTACAGATTGAAGACGGTAGGGAGGTTGTCGTTGTACAACCCAATGCCTTCACCATCTCGCGTATTTACGCGACCGGTCGACCCGATGGTATGCGTCCGCACGGTATGGATTCCTATTATGATTATTTCTTCGCGAAATTGAAAACTTATGAAGAAGAACACAACACGCATGAAGGATTTCAATTAGAGTCGGAGGAATGGGAAATGCTCTTTGAGGAATCTTTTCATCGATACACCCGCTATCTTCTATTTGCAGGCATCAAACGGTGGAAGGATGTCCGGCGTGATACTGCTACCAATATCGCTGTAACGAATTTGGCACGCCAATGCGCGCCCTCCGAAATTGCTTGGCGGAGTTACCAGTATAAGGGCTATATGCTCATGATGCACAGCATCGCCAATGCAGAATTGAGTCTACAGGAAGACGACACAACGACAGCACTACAACACATTGACACAGGGATTCGACAGATTGGAGAATTCTGCGGTGAATGTTTACGCGAGGAACACGGCGAGGCAGAGAATATTACGCGTGAACGCTATCTCAGTAATCTCATAGAATTTCGATCCGATTTGGAATCACTTGATACAGAGGAGACTGACGCAGAAAGTGACGAAGAGGATATTTTGGCAGAGTTGGAAAGATTGCTGAACGAAGAAGATGCGTAG
- a CDS encoding sigma-54 dependent transcriptional regulator, translating into MNAQKTILIVDADRTERELVCETLAGKGFRLVVTGNMYQAFHQIEHLKVDILVAQLRAERIDGLTLLEAAAQHHPDVGVVFITEPNVLETDVGIKAMLAYKDTYFLPKPVNPVHLTALLHRMLENQRLAFENRQLQSQIDEREGLRRLTGNSPQITKIRDMITQIAPTKATVMIYGARGTGKELVARAIHHRSLRHGSLIAFNCATLNENLAESELFGHERGAFSGAYYQRKGRFELAHGGSLFLDEVSQLSLSNQARLLRVLEEREFERVGGDKTIQVDVRVICATNHDLEAASEKREFLPDLYDRLNVIPIHLPTLQERIEDVPLLVKDFLEEFCRQNGKALRTIEPEAIRTLMKYDWPGNVRELKNCIEGIVVMSTQSTIQQNHLPERILNATGTEFSNLLSVPNVWETADPTENGQPLNVKVGMSLDEINREALRATLESVDNNKAKAAEILKVSRRTVQRKAKAYGLQDE; encoded by the coding sequence ATGAATGCCCAGAAAACCATACTTATTGTAGACGCCGACCGGACTGAACGTGAACTTGTCTGTGAGACGCTTGCAGGTAAAGGATTTCGTCTCGTTGTTACAGGGAACATGTATCAGGCATTTCATCAAATTGAGCACCTCAAGGTAGATATTCTCGTTGCACAACTGAGAGCAGAGCGCATTGACGGATTAACGCTGTTAGAAGCGGCGGCACAGCATCACCCAGATGTAGGTGTGGTTTTCATTACGGAACCCAACGTTCTGGAAACTGATGTCGGTATTAAAGCGATGCTCGCCTACAAAGACACCTATTTCCTACCGAAGCCGGTTAATCCTGTGCATCTGACAGCACTTCTGCATAGAATGCTGGAAAATCAACGCCTTGCCTTTGAAAATCGGCAGTTACAGTCACAAATAGATGAAAGAGAAGGCTTGCGGCGACTGACAGGGAATTCCCCTCAAATCACCAAAATTCGCGACATGATCACCCAGATCGCGCCCACAAAAGCAACTGTAATGATTTATGGGGCACGTGGTACGGGCAAAGAACTGGTCGCCCGCGCGATTCACCACCGGAGTTTGCGACACGGTTCTCTTATTGCCTTTAATTGTGCGACGCTCAACGAGAACCTCGCCGAATCCGAACTCTTCGGTCATGAACGTGGCGCGTTCAGTGGGGCGTATTATCAACGCAAAGGCAGATTTGAGCTTGCACACGGTGGTTCCCTTTTTCTTGACGAAGTCTCGCAGTTGAGCCTATCTAATCAAGCCCGTCTTTTGCGTGTTCTTGAAGAACGCGAGTTTGAACGGGTCGGTGGGGACAAAACAATTCAGGTTGATGTCCGTGTTATATGTGCCACGAACCACGATTTGGAAGCCGCATCCGAAAAGCGAGAGTTCCTCCCGGACCTCTATGATCGACTTAACGTAATCCCTATCCATCTCCCGACACTTCAGGAACGTATTGAAGATGTCCCACTTCTCGTTAAGGATTTTCTTGAAGAATTTTGTCGGCAGAACGGTAAGGCTCTGAGAACTATAGAACCCGAAGCTATCAGGACCCTAATGAAATATGACTGGCCGGGAAATGTACGCGAATTGAAAAACTGCATTGAAGGTATTGTTGTGATGTCCACGCAATCGACCATTCAACAGAACCATTTGCCCGAACGTATTCTCAATGCAACAGGGACCGAGTTTTCAAACTTACTTTCAGTTCCCAATGTCTGGGAGACAGCGGATCCGACTGAGAACGGTCAGCCTTTAAATGTGAAAGTTGGGATGTCATTGGATGAAATTAACCGGGAGGCACTGCGTGCTACCCTTGAATCTGTGGACAATAACAAAGCAAAAGCCGCAGAAATCCTCAAAGTAAGCCGACGAACAGTCCAACGGAAGGCGAAAGCATACGGATTGCAGGATGAATAG
- the nagB gene encoding glucosamine-6-phosphate deaminase — MEVIIQPTYAQLVAVSAEIIRNALLKKPNLVLGLATGSTPIGLYEALGRMHETEGLDFSSVTTFNLDEYVGIPPNHPYSYHTFMETHFFNAVNIPLDNCHIPQSTVEAHEEFCENYEEAIVNAGGIDIQVLGIGTDGHIGFNEPSSSLGSRTRIKTLTQRTLEANAPHFGGTVEAVPKMAITMGVGTIMEAKRCLLMASGESKAEAIAHAVEGAITAEVPASALQMHPHTVVIIDEAAASNLKRADYYKQAYANKQKLLSHRQ; from the coding sequence ATGGAAGTTATTATTCAACCGACCTATGCGCAGCTTGTAGCAGTTTCGGCAGAAATCATCCGAAACGCGCTCCTAAAGAAACCGAATCTCGTTCTGGGGCTTGCTACTGGCAGCACACCGATTGGACTTTATGAGGCTCTGGGACGGATGCACGAAACAGAAGGTCTCGATTTCTCATCTGTGACGACTTTTAACTTAGACGAGTACGTCGGGATCCCCCCGAACCATCCATATAGTTACCACACCTTCATGGAGACTCACTTCTTTAACGCCGTCAATATCCCTCTCGATAATTGCCATATCCCGCAGAGTACAGTGGAAGCACACGAAGAATTCTGTGAGAACTACGAAGAAGCAATCGTGAATGCAGGTGGCATTGATATCCAAGTACTTGGCATTGGAACAGATGGACACATTGGGTTTAACGAACCGAGTTCCTCCCTTGGATCTCGGACCCGCATTAAGACCCTGACGCAGCGTACATTGGAGGCGAACGCGCCACACTTTGGTGGAACTGTCGAGGCAGTCCCCAAAATGGCAATCACGATGGGAGTAGGCACAATTATGGAAGCAAAACGGTGCTTACTTATGGCAAGTGGTGAATCGAAAGCAGAGGCAATTGCCCACGCTGTAGAGGGAGCAATCACAGCCGAAGTTCCGGCATCGGCGTTACAGATGCATCCACACACAGTGGTCATCATTGACGAGGCGGCGGCTTCCAATTTGAAACGCGCGGATTATTACAAACAGGCTTATGCGAACAAGCAGAAATTGTTGTCTCACAGACAATGA
- a CDS encoding sugar phosphate isomerase/epimerase, with protein MKKGICIGSLPGNSTEARFKLAKEAGFDGVEIGTLDNDTDRLQTKEIATQHQLEVFSVMNSKHWACPLSDADDAVRAESRDGMLDSIATATAVGADAVLLVPAVVNEATNYEAAYRRSQTEIRKLIPAAAEKDITIALENVWNKFLLSPMEFSQYLDEFESETITAYFDVGNIVLYGYPQHWIRSLGSRISKVHVKGFNANESRFTYLIEDCTIDWNAVMVAFEEIGYDDYMTAELPVDGDNPEGRVHGISDDMDRIIAGNV; from the coding sequence ATGAAAAAAGGAATATGTATAGGCTCATTACCCGGCAATTCAACCGAAGCGCGATTTAAACTCGCGAAAGAAGCCGGATTTGACGGCGTTGAAATTGGCACCCTTGACAACGATACCGATAGACTGCAAACAAAAGAGATCGCAACACAACACCAGTTGGAAGTGTTCAGCGTAATGAACAGCAAACACTGGGCATGTCCGCTGTCCGATGCAGATGATGCGGTGCGTGCTGAATCGCGAGATGGAATGCTTGATTCCATAGCAACCGCAACGGCTGTTGGTGCGGACGCTGTTCTGCTCGTTCCGGCTGTTGTCAACGAGGCAACCAACTATGAAGCAGCATATAGACGTTCACAAACAGAAATTCGTAAGTTGATTCCAGCAGCAGCAGAAAAAGATATTACAATTGCCCTTGAGAATGTTTGGAATAAATTTCTACTCAGCCCGATGGAATTCTCACAGTACCTTGATGAATTCGAGAGTGAGACGATAACAGCCTATTTCGATGTCGGCAATATTGTGTTGTACGGATATCCACAACATTGGATTCGCTCTCTCGGAAGTCGTATTTCTAAAGTACACGTCAAGGGTTTCAATGCAAACGAAAGTCGGTTCACCTATCTGATTGAAGACTGCACAATCGATTGGAACGCTGTCATGGTGGCATTTGAAGAGATCGGATATGATGACTACATGACGGCAGAACTACCAGTTGATGGAGACAATCCTGAAGGCAGGGTACACGGCATTAGCGACGATATGGATAGAATTATCGCTGGGAACGTTTAA
- a CDS encoding tetratricopeptide repeat protein: protein MQGWCDAEQEFNSRFERGVRYLDAEQYDLALAEFQSIRREFSTSESVGSLAECYIGIVHQELNNLSEAVTAYHKALALTAPQKVHGNVHLHLGIVYKTQGKLSSAENHLRQALTLLPETAEAHIHLGDVYVLQHRLNAAENAYREGIRLNPNHTESYYGLGRVSELQNRLQQAIEYYDAALVRNQYWAQAHYRRALTYRKLGNSEQAKVAMAQFQHLKTYEDTVHQFREALYENPNMPMLYIKLGELHEAYNNLTAASRVYKIATQVHPSDLSAYTHLGEVFIKQRAFEKAALAYQKAAEVAPDNAQVWLKLGAIYINQQQFELAISVFKQAIAVDKTAAEGYNNLARVYAGLGKEMQQAIDLAKHAVSLAPTARHYDTLAYTYYRNAQYAQALEAIHQAIALAPEADAYAKLLSKIQAAQATKER, encoded by the coding sequence ATGCAAGGGTGGTGTGACGCTGAGCAGGAATTCAACAGCAGATTTGAACGCGGTGTTCGCTACCTTGATGCGGAACAGTACGATCTGGCACTCGCCGAATTCCAATCTATCCGAAGAGAATTTTCAACATCCGAAAGTGTTGGCAGCCTTGCCGAATGCTACATCGGTATTGTCCATCAAGAACTGAATAATCTGAGCGAGGCAGTGACGGCATATCACAAAGCATTGGCACTGACAGCACCACAAAAGGTGCACGGGAACGTTCACCTGCATTTAGGGATCGTTTACAAGACACAAGGTAAATTATCGTCTGCTGAAAATCATCTCAGACAAGCACTCACACTGTTACCCGAAACTGCAGAAGCACACATTCATCTCGGTGACGTGTATGTGCTTCAACATCGACTGAATGCAGCTGAAAATGCTTATCGTGAAGGGATTCGCCTGAATCCAAACCATACTGAATCTTATTATGGGTTGGGAAGGGTTTCAGAACTACAGAATCGCTTGCAACAGGCAATAGAATATTACGACGCTGCACTCGTGCGCAACCAATATTGGGCACAAGCACATTACCGCCGCGCCCTCACGTATCGGAAACTTGGAAATAGTGAACAAGCCAAGGTCGCTATGGCACAGTTTCAACACCTGAAAACTTATGAGGATACGGTACACCAGTTTCGGGAGGCACTTTACGAGAATCCAAACATGCCGATGCTCTACATCAAATTAGGGGAACTTCACGAGGCATATAACAATTTAACAGCTGCATCCCGGGTTTACAAAATTGCTACACAGGTGCATCCGTCTGATTTGTCAGCATACACTCATCTTGGCGAAGTGTTCATCAAACAGCGGGCGTTTGAAAAAGCGGCTCTTGCCTACCAGAAAGCCGCAGAAGTCGCCCCAGACAATGCCCAGGTATGGCTGAAGTTAGGTGCCATTTATATCAACCAGCAGCAGTTTGAATTAGCAATTTCGGTATTCAAACAAGCCATCGCTGTGGACAAAACAGCAGCAGAAGGGTATAACAACTTGGCGCGTGTCTATGCGGGACTTGGTAAAGAGATGCAACAGGCGATTGACTTAGCTAAACATGCTGTCTCCTTGGCTCCAACTGCGAGACATTACGACACGCTCGCGTACACCTATTACCGCAACGCACAATATGCCCAAGCGTTAGAAGCGATTCATCAAGCCATCGCGTTGGCACCAGAGGCGGACGCATACGCAAAATTACTATCGAAAATTCAGGCAGCGCAAGCCACAAAGGAACGATAA
- a CDS encoding LamG domain-containing protein encodes MRLIMYLIAAALLIVGSALTTHAVVQDDGLILYFSFDEADGNTVKDESGGGNDGMIDGADIMSDEVVYGTGSLLCDEPGDSVSVESFQELEDYTDNSYLFWLNFTVPNSGSWDQIIAKKAPGSDRSPGIWTCNRVSLHIHYRFNPGNAGSHCVGPDGEGDAFDTGDWHHIAGIKEGNGFKFYIDGEVVDEQTVPESHAQGEEKLYIGKTGYNSAKFYLDDLYIYDRALSADEVATVMEGGLLTPVEPQDKLATTWGHLKTHRD; translated from the coding sequence ATGCGTTTAATCATGTATCTAATTGCTGCTGCGCTACTAATAGTCGGCAGTGCACTCACCACACACGCTGTAGTCCAAGACGACGGCTTAATTCTTTACTTCAGTTTCGATGAAGCAGATGGTAATACAGTTAAAGATGAATCAGGCGGCGGAAACGATGGCATGATCGATGGAGCGGATATTATGTCCGATGAAGTCGTCTACGGCACAGGATCCCTGTTATGCGACGAACCCGGTGACAGTGTGTCGGTCGAATCATTTCAAGAATTGGAAGATTATACAGACAATTCCTATCTCTTCTGGCTCAATTTCACCGTGCCGAACTCCGGCAGCTGGGATCAAATCATCGCGAAAAAAGCGCCAGGCTCTGACCGTTCGCCCGGTATCTGGACCTGTAACCGCGTGAGTTTGCACATCCACTACCGGTTCAATCCAGGTAACGCTGGGAGCCACTGCGTCGGTCCTGACGGCGAAGGTGATGCCTTTGACACCGGCGATTGGCACCATATTGCTGGTATCAAAGAAGGTAACGGATTCAAGTTTTACATTGATGGCGAAGTGGTCGACGAACAGACTGTTCCGGAAAGTCACGCGCAAGGCGAAGAGAAACTCTATATCGGTAAAACGGGTTATAACTCGGCGAAATTCTACCTTGATGACCTCTATATCTACGACCGAGCACTCAGTGCTGATGAGGTAGCAACCGTCATGGAGGGTGGTCTTCTCACCCCTGTGGAACCGCAAGACAAGCTCGCTACGACGTGGGGACACCTGAAAACACATCGTGATTAA
- a CDS encoding NAD(P)H-dependent oxidoreductase: MNNTKSTLKGMPKMQGTNNQPIYVVAICGSLRQGSSTHAALQIALSAAEEAGAEVELLELSEYDLIFQGSVASESEYPPGVFRLREKVKRAHGILLGSPEYHGSFSGVLKSALDLMGFDEFENKVIGLIGVSGGRMGAVNALSMLRTVGTALHAWVVPNDVSIPNSSQAFDANGNLHDAELTTRVKAVGKQVVEFASLRNSA, from the coding sequence ATGAATAATACTAAATCGACGCTGAAAGGGATGCCTAAAATGCAGGGGACCAATAATCAACCCATCTATGTCGTTGCGATCTGTGGGAGTCTACGGCAAGGTAGTTCAACACATGCCGCACTCCAAATCGCTCTTTCCGCTGCGGAAGAAGCAGGTGCCGAAGTTGAATTGCTTGAACTCAGCGAATACGACCTCATTTTTCAAGGTTCTGTAGCAAGTGAAAGCGAATATCCACCGGGCGTGTTCAGACTACGGGAAAAGGTGAAACGGGCACACGGCATTCTTCTCGGATCGCCCGAATACCACGGCAGCTTCAGCGGTGTTCTTAAGAGTGCCCTTGATTTAATGGGATTTGATGAATTTGAGAATAAGGTTATTGGGCTTATTGGCGTGTCCGGTGGACGAATGGGAGCGGTGAACGCGCTTTCGATGTTACGGACGGTAGGCACTGCCCTTCACGCTTGGGTTGTGCCGAATGACGTATCAATCCCGAATTCATCTCAAGCGTTTGATGCGAACGGTAATTTACACGATGCTGAATTAACGACGCGCGTTAAGGCGGTAGGCAAGCAGGTTGTTGAATTTGCCTCCCTTCGGAATTCAGCTTAA
- a CDS encoding ribonuclease HIII gives MKTIHNWNAWIGTDEAGKGDYFGPLVVAAVYVDRDCREIFSDLGITDGKTLSNRRIRDLAELMHDQYERHIVVVERMPTEYNSLYTNLRRRGQNLNHLLASLHAEAIHTLATRIGAKYALVDRFSKDDLITQQLHQRVNGEPRLQHLTSRAPLGMEIKQIPKAERDIAVAAASIIARDAFLSGMETLSEKYEIQLPRGAYQVVEAGREFISLHGSDALGDVAKLHFSLTDAVRASETTNLF, from the coding sequence ATGAAAACTATACATAACTGGAATGCATGGATCGGCACAGACGAGGCAGGAAAAGGTGATTATTTCGGTCCGCTTGTCGTCGCAGCCGTTTATGTGGACAGAGACTGTCGAGAAATCTTCTCCGATTTGGGCATTACTGATGGAAAAACGCTGTCAAATCGTCGTATCCGGGACCTTGCCGAATTGATGCACGATCAGTATGAACGGCATATTGTTGTTGTAGAAAGAATGCCCACTGAATATAACTCCCTTTATACCAATCTCCGCAGACGAGGGCAGAATCTGAACCACCTTCTTGCATCACTCCATGCGGAAGCGATTCATACCTTAGCGACTCGGATAGGTGCGAAATACGCACTTGTTGACAGGTTTTCTAAAGATGATCTCATCACACAGCAGCTGCACCAGCGAGTGAATGGAGAGCCTCGTTTACAGCATTTAACCTCTCGCGCCCCTTTGGGGATGGAGATAAAGCAGATTCCAAAAGCAGAACGCGACATTGCTGTTGCTGCCGCCTCTATTATTGCTCGTGACGCTTTCTTGAGTGGCATGGAAACACTTTCCGAAAAATATGAAATACAATTACCGAGAGGTGCGTATCAGGTCGTGGAAGCAGGTAGAGAGTTTATTTCGCTGCATGGCAGTGATGCATTAGGGGACGTTGCTAAACTCCACTTTAGTCTAACAGATGCTGTCCGTGCTTCGGAGACAACTAACTTATTTTAG